The following coding sequences are from one Mustela lutreola isolate mMusLut2 chromosome 5, mMusLut2.pri, whole genome shotgun sequence window:
- the MRPL22 gene encoding large ribosomal subunit protein uL22m isoform X2, which translates to MDAESEGQAGLREIYHCRRQIKYSKDKMWYLAKLIRGMSIDQALAQLEFNDKKGAQIIKEVLLEAQDMAVRDHNVEFRSNLYIAESTSGRGQYLKRIRYHGRGRFGIMEKVFCHYFVKLVEGPPPPREAPKTAVTHAKEYIQELRNRTIIHTL; encoded by the exons GAAATCTACCATTGTCGAAGGCaaataaaatacagcaaagaTAAGATGTGGTATTTGGCAAAATTG ATACGAGGAATGTCCATTGACCAGGCTTTGGCTCAACTAGAATTCAATGACAAAAAGGGGGCCCAGATAATTAAAGAG GTTCTCTTAGAAGCACAAGATATGGCAGTGAGAGACCACAATGTGGAATTCAGATCCAATTTATATATAG CTGAGTCGACGTCAGGGCGAGGCCAGTACCTGAAACGTATCCGATACCATGGCAGAGGTCGCTTCGGGATCATGGAGAAGGTTTTTTGCCATTATTTTGTGAAGTTGGTGGAAGGTCCCCCACCTCCCCGTGAGGCACCGAAGACGGCAGTCACCCATGCCAAAGAGTATATTCAGGAGCTCCGCAACCGGACGATTATTCACACTCTGTGA